In Dromaius novaehollandiae isolate bDroNov1 chromosome 13, bDroNov1.hap1, whole genome shotgun sequence, the genomic window TAGGAGTTTGCTGAGGAGAGCAGATCAGTGTCTTGCTTTTTGTACGATAAAGTACAGAGCTACTCTGCATGAATTTCAGACTGCCTCACAAACCAAAGCACAAAATGCTGTCTGCTTCAAAGTCAGTAATTTCAAGTGAGGAGAAGATTTGTTTCAGAGCTAGCTAACAATTGTCTCACTTTAACTCTTGTTAGTAGCAGGGGTCTTGTTCTCGCCTTCTAATTCTTCCACTCCTGCTTGCGTCATGAGATCTGCTATGTTTTTCTCCAGGTCATCTATGCGACAGCTCATGTCATCAAGTTAACTGGAGTTAAGGAATATGATTGCAAGCTAAtaattggttttttttattatggcTTTGCTCAAACTCTTATAATTACGTTCAGTTTCTTACAAATCCCACTGCCAAAGATACATAGAAATATTTATGCATCCATAGCATATAGTAGTTAT contains:
- the HSBP1 gene encoding heat shock factor-binding protein 1, which gives rise to MAETDPKTVQDLTAVVQTLLQQMQDKFQTMSDQIIGRIDDMSCRIDDLEKNIADLMTQAGVEELEGENKTPATNKS